From one Caldithrix abyssi DSM 13497 genomic stretch:
- a CDS encoding NAD-dependent epimerase/dehydratase family protein, whose translation MHVLLTGASGFMGKNVAEYLLKSGFKVTAPVRKESLQRISPLKSYARFNAVGGAFWDIVALKALEETPDVIVHLAAIRGAGKASARAYERINVRGTQNLLDWARAHEVQRFLYVSTVGVLGTIPHRLPGRADDPPLPDGVYHQTKFLAEKCLRQINDARFKSLILRPTITYGPQDDGFLSRMAQLIRGGKMILPEKEVRIHLLDVFAFAQLIKQAIEGDLFNNQTYLVADEAPISLERLANMIRDFKGGRVWRLPDLIFQAGKKVSGALRLNALKTSLQLISESWYYDIAPAVKELEYRPVQTEAKIKEYLQAHVY comes from the coding sequence ATGCATGTTTTGTTGACCGGCGCCTCGGGCTTTATGGGCAAAAACGTGGCGGAATATTTGCTAAAGAGCGGTTTTAAGGTAACGGCGCCGGTAAGAAAAGAATCATTACAGCGCATAAGCCCATTAAAAAGTTACGCGCGCTTCAACGCGGTGGGAGGCGCTTTCTGGGATATTGTAGCGTTAAAGGCCCTTGAGGAGACACCGGATGTCATCGTGCATCTGGCGGCCATCAGAGGCGCGGGAAAGGCTTCGGCGCGAGCCTACGAACGGATTAATGTGCGGGGCACGCAAAATCTGCTGGATTGGGCAAGGGCGCACGAGGTGCAGCGCTTTTTGTACGTTAGCACGGTTGGCGTTTTAGGCACCATTCCGCATCGTCTGCCGGGGCGCGCCGACGATCCGCCGCTTCCGGACGGTGTGTACCATCAAACCAAATTTCTGGCCGAAAAATGCCTCCGTCAGATTAACGACGCCCGTTTTAAGAGTTTAATTTTACGTCCCACCATAACCTATGGCCCGCAGGACGACGGCTTTTTGAGCAGAATGGCGCAATTGATCCGCGGCGGAAAAATGATTCTGCCCGAAAAAGAAGTGCGCATCCATCTGCTGGATGTTTTTGCCTTTGCGCAGTTGATCAAACAGGCCATCGAAGGCGATCTCTTTAACAACCAGACCTATCTGGTTGCCGATGAAGCGCCGATTTCTCTTGAGCGTCTGGCTAATATGATTCGCGACTTTAAGGGAGGAAGAGTCTGGCGCCTGCCCGATTTGATCTTTCAGGCGGGAAAAAAGGTGAGCGGGGCGCTGCGCTTAAATGCCCTGAAAACCAGTCTGCAGCTCATTAGCGAGTCCTGGTACTACGATATCGCGCCGGCCGTGAAAGAGTTGGAGTATCGGCCGGTGCAAACAGAGGCAAAAATAAAGGAATACCTACAAGCCCATGTCTATTAA
- a CDS encoding class I SAM-dependent methyltransferase — MSIKSHASNFFFPIIDNWPEYFDDPHEGLGTTYERFLLHEFFAWLDKNFHIERVLEAPSFGMTGASGINSLWWAKKGRQVTVVDNHETRLNKARALWQGLNLKAQFCLTGQFEALPFKDQAFDLSWNFASLWFVANLTQFAKELDRLTRRVIFICVPNRFGLGYQLRLHWPGSTRPDLNFEAVKTSNIRQQFEKHGWQLRRKGYFDIPPWPDFPLKKEVLFDKLKLGFLLKWLSKNRANASQAERMTILDYFSGKRPDLKEEVFRFRFLEGAPLPIRWLWAHHQYLIFSRD; from the coding sequence ATGTCTATTAAATCCCACGCATCAAATTTTTTCTTTCCCATCATTGACAATTGGCCCGAATATTTTGACGATCCGCACGAAGGGCTGGGCACCACCTATGAGCGCTTTTTGCTGCACGAATTTTTCGCGTGGCTGGATAAAAATTTTCACATCGAGCGCGTTTTAGAGGCTCCCAGCTTTGGCATGACCGGCGCCAGCGGCATTAATAGCTTGTGGTGGGCAAAAAAAGGCCGCCAGGTAACCGTTGTGGATAACCATGAAACTCGCCTGAATAAAGCCAGAGCGTTGTGGCAGGGATTAAATCTTAAAGCGCAGTTTTGTTTGACCGGGCAATTCGAAGCGCTGCCGTTTAAAGATCAGGCTTTTGATCTGAGCTGGAATTTTGCCAGCCTGTGGTTTGTGGCCAATTTGACGCAATTTGCAAAAGAGCTGGATCGGTTGACGCGGCGTGTTATTTTCATTTGTGTGCCCAATCGCTTTGGGCTGGGCTATCAGTTACGTTTGCACTGGCCGGGTTCAACCAGGCCTGATTTAAATTTTGAAGCGGTTAAAACTTCGAATATCCGACAGCAATTCGAAAAGCACGGCTGGCAACTGCGGCGCAAGGGATATTTTGACATTCCGCCCTGGCCAGATTTTCCTTTAAAAAAAGAGGTTTTGTTCGATAAGTTAAAATTAGGTTTTTTGTTGAAATGGCTTTCGAAGAACAGGGCAAACGCTTCGCAGGCGGAGCGTATGACCATCCTGGATTATTTTTCGGGTAAACGTCCCGACTTGAAAGAAGAAGTTTTCAGATTTCGATTTTTGGAGGGAGCGCCGCTTCCCATTCGTTGGTTGTGGGCGCATCATCAGTATCTGATTTTTAGCAGGGATTAA
- a CDS encoding glycosyltransferase, which translates to MISVVIPSYNSEKTIARCLLSLKTQTLDEEYEIIVADSSHDRTPQIIRERFPEVQLIHFEKKTDPGSARNAGVKLSKGEIICFIDSDCEAAPDWLDQLVSVHRHYAYEAIGGAVENGNEQDNNVAWAGYMAEFREFLPQYPPGEREHIPTCNISYKRQVFEKLGGFNPRYYPQEDLEFNYRLRQSGGKIFFIPSAKIYHNHRSELHSFLRHQKRVGQITARMLRILPLEGSAIARSRLLATMAAPLLPAVKWWRTVHVFRRWRADVIRNHSGALFILALGLIPWGVGFLKGAWEAGDV; encoded by the coding sequence ATGATTTCAGTGGTTATTCCGTCCTACAATTCGGAAAAAACGATTGCCCGTTGTTTGCTTTCGTTAAAAACGCAAACCCTGGATGAAGAGTACGAAATTATTGTGGCCGATAGTTCTCATGATCGGACGCCGCAGATCATTCGCGAACGTTTTCCGGAAGTACAGCTCATTCATTTCGAAAAGAAAACGGATCCCGGCAGCGCCAGGAACGCGGGCGTTAAATTGAGCAAGGGCGAAATCATCTGTTTCATCGATTCCGACTGCGAGGCCGCGCCGGACTGGCTGGATCAGTTGGTCTCGGTTCATCGCCATTACGCATACGAGGCCATAGGCGGCGCGGTCGAAAACGGCAACGAGCAGGACAACAACGTGGCCTGGGCTGGCTACATGGCCGAATTCCGCGAATTTTTACCGCAATATCCCCCGGGCGAACGGGAGCATATTCCCACCTGCAACATCTCTTACAAACGGCAGGTCTTTGAAAAATTAGGAGGTTTTAATCCGCGCTATTATCCGCAAGAGGATCTGGAGTTCAATTATCGTTTAAGGCAGAGCGGCGGGAAGATATTCTTTATCCCATCAGCAAAGATTTACCATAATCACCGCAGCGAACTGCATTCTTTTTTACGGCATCAAAAGCGCGTGGGGCAAATTACGGCCAGAATGCTACGTATTTTGCCACTGGAGGGCTCGGCCATTGCCCGAAGCAGATTACTGGCAACCATGGCGGCGCCGCTTCTGCCGGCGGTCAAATGGTGGCGGACGGTGCATGTTTTTCGTCGATGGCGCGCCGATGTGATTCGCAATCATTCCGGAGCGTTGTTTATTCTGGCGCTGGGCTTAATCCCCTGGGGTGTCGGATTTTTAAAGGGGGCATGGGAGGCAGGCGATGTCTGA
- a CDS encoding glycosyltransferase family 2 protein has translation MSDVRPLVIIPTWNEAGHIEAILREIVRDYPQVDVLVVDASSEDGTGRIVERLAKDFPQIHIIYQKEPGKFGEALRMGFKYALEHDYDPVITMDGDQSHSPCYIKDFLQASHKYDLVIGSRYIDGVRVEGWRFRKLLVSKLANMFVSYILVKPIWDFTSGFRCYRRRFLEKINIDEIYNEAYIAQIQLLHLAYQSHFRVKEIPFIYRGTPLAFSKVSQHTRRKTLRYVFKFRAPWWEIFRHLVYLKREYERFVDEYDEFVNPPELKNEGRFEVKDFYEISVGVMAYNEEKNIAKCLYALQRQKLKSGRIKEILVVSSGSTDRTDAIVQQFAQKDARIRLIRQARRMGKASAINEFLKRASGDIVVLESADTIAHEHTVEELIKPFRHPEVGMVGAHPVPVNRKNSFVGFCVHKLWELHHHMALQSPKCGEMVAFRNIVTRIPRYTAVDEAAIEAIISKAGLKLAYASRALVTNKGPETFGDFFKQRRRIASGHRHLKALIGYEVTTLKTSKILKLVWQLQRWTPRETLFMFLLILVEAFARFMGLLDFYIRDKNPFIWDISVTTKDVYILDE, from the coding sequence ATGTCTGACGTTCGACCATTGGTGATCATTCCCACCTGGAATGAAGCCGGACATATTGAAGCCATTTTGCGTGAAATCGTGCGTGATTACCCGCAGGTTGATGTGCTGGTGGTGGACGCTTCTTCCGAAGACGGAACGGGCAGGATTGTGGAAAGGCTGGCAAAGGATTTTCCGCAAATTCACATTATCTATCAAAAAGAGCCGGGAAAATTTGGCGAAGCCCTGCGCATGGGATTTAAATATGCCCTGGAGCATGACTACGATCCGGTCATTACCATGGATGGCGATCAATCGCACTCTCCCTGTTACATCAAAGATTTTTTACAGGCCTCCCACAAATATGATCTGGTGATTGGCAGCCGTTACATCGATGGGGTGCGCGTTGAAGGCTGGCGTTTTCGAAAACTGCTGGTCAGTAAACTGGCTAACATGTTTGTCTCTTACATTCTGGTGAAACCGATCTGGGATTTTACCTCCGGTTTTCGCTGTTATCGCCGAAGATTTTTAGAAAAAATCAACATCGATGAAATTTACAATGAAGCGTACATTGCGCAAATCCAGTTGCTTCATCTGGCCTATCAATCCCATTTCAGAGTTAAAGAAATCCCCTTCATCTATCGCGGCACGCCGCTGGCTTTTTCTAAAGTCAGCCAACATACACGCCGCAAGACCCTGCGTTATGTGTTTAAATTTCGCGCGCCCTGGTGGGAAATTTTCCGCCATCTGGTCTATTTAAAACGCGAGTACGAACGGTTTGTGGATGAGTATGATGAATTTGTAAATCCTCCTGAATTAAAAAACGAAGGCCGATTTGAGGTAAAGGATTTTTACGAGATTAGCGTGGGCGTTATGGCTTACAATGAGGAAAAAAATATTGCTAAATGCCTTTACGCTCTGCAGCGTCAGAAACTCAAAAGCGGCCGGATCAAAGAGATTCTCGTTGTCTCGTCCGGCTCAACAGACCGCACCGACGCCATTGTGCAGCAGTTTGCGCAAAAAGACGCGCGTATTCGATTGATTCGCCAGGCCCGGCGCATGGGGAAGGCCAGCGCCATCAATGAATTTTTAAAGCGCGCCAGCGGCGACATTGTGGTGCTGGAAAGCGCAGACACCATTGCCCATGAACATACCGTGGAAGAATTGATAAAGCCATTCCGACATCCGGAAGTGGGCATGGTTGGGGCGCATCCCGTGCCGGTGAACAGAAAAAATAGCTTTGTAGGCTTTTGCGTCCACAAGCTGTGGGAGCTGCATCATCACATGGCGCTGCAATCGCCCAAGTGCGGCGAGATGGTCGCCTTCAGGAACATTGTAACGCGCATCCCCAGGTACACGGCTGTGGACGAGGCGGCCATTGAGGCCATCATTTCCAAAGCCGGTTTAAAGCTGGCTTACGCTTCACGCGCTCTGGTAACCAATAAAGGCCCGGAAACGTTTGGCGATTTTTTTAAGCAGCGCAGACGCATCGCCTCGGGTCATCGGCATTTAAAGGCCTTAATCGGCTATGAGGTAACCACCCTTAAAACTTCGAAAATTCTGAAACTGGTCTGGCAATTACAACGCTGGACGCCCAGAGAAACGCTGTTTATGTTCCTGTTGATCCTGGTGGAAGCTTTTGCCCGCTTTATGGGATTGCTTGATTTTTATATCAGGGACAAAAATCCTTTTATCTGGGATATTTCGGTCACCACCAAAGACGTATACATCTTAGATGAATAA
- a CDS encoding ArnT family glycosyltransferase — protein sequence MNNIFAFARKNPLLYLALISGVFLRLIFVFAGHYISPDGTHYALLGFNWLHHGHYVSGGSQFPDVIQPPLYPLLLGLFSFVVSPELGGKLVSLIFGLGLIAMAYWFVVSLSQNRKLAGVTALLVAFSPALVAVSSQVATESLFLFLLFSVFSTLSLFIKDEHPKARRFLILAGMCSGLAYLTRPEMIVYIFMVVIILLVWRKKIYSVLLYGTMVGFFVLLYALFVFSVSGRWALYPKIDFVRVHGQLSRYYLQQDALKGEETDFKEHLQRFRYSLAPDKKELFVNAVFEGRIKAPVVRTKEQNKTEKVQSFLIFAGKNWMNAVKKFLWGLILPPGYLLFLLVGLLRFPWKKHKGLALYTAIFLLPTLNVLFVYVEQRFLYFPGLILMPLVAFGVFKFAELVSKEGKTSAREKRAVILIVVFLLTTAVPGYVQLHSNVRSKAYYYQAGQWLKQKTEDGAKIAAITPQAVYFARRPFVVLPYAPLDSLQLYLRENQVNYILKEYKRRSRTAEGAKLESWPRFLQPVSSKVFDGHTMILLRVKKE from the coding sequence ATGAATAATATCTTTGCCTTTGCGCGAAAAAATCCCCTGCTTTACCTGGCTCTGATATCCGGCGTTTTTTTACGGTTGATCTTTGTTTTTGCCGGGCATTACATCTCGCCGGATGGCACGCATTACGCCTTGCTCGGTTTTAACTGGCTTCACCACGGGCACTATGTGAGCGGCGGCAGTCAATTCCCGGATGTTATTCAACCGCCTCTGTATCCTTTGCTGTTAGGCCTGTTTTCATTCGTCGTTTCGCCGGAACTGGGCGGCAAATTGGTGTCTTTAATTTTTGGCCTGGGCTTAATCGCCATGGCCTATTGGTTTGTGGTTAGTCTTTCGCAGAATCGGAAGTTGGCTGGCGTTACGGCCCTGCTGGTTGCGTTTAGTCCGGCGCTGGTTGCCGTGTCTTCTCAGGTGGCCACTGAATCGCTTTTTCTATTTTTGTTGTTCAGCGTCTTCAGTACGCTCTCTCTTTTTATTAAAGATGAACATCCTAAAGCGCGCCGTTTTTTGATTCTGGCCGGCATGTGCAGCGGCCTGGCCTATTTAACGCGCCCTGAAATGATTGTCTACATTTTTATGGTGGTCATCATTTTACTGGTGTGGCGCAAAAAAATTTACAGCGTGCTGCTGTACGGAACGATGGTAGGATTTTTCGTTTTACTGTACGCCCTGTTTGTTTTTTCCGTTTCGGGCCGCTGGGCGCTTTATCCAAAGATCGATTTTGTTAGAGTTCACGGCCAGCTTTCCAGATATTATTTGCAGCAGGACGCTTTAAAGGGCGAGGAAACAGATTTTAAAGAACATCTGCAGCGCTTTCGTTATTCGCTGGCGCCGGATAAAAAAGAGTTGTTTGTCAATGCCGTGTTTGAAGGAAGAATTAAAGCGCCTGTTGTTCGCACAAAGGAACAGAATAAGACAGAGAAGGTCCAATCATTCCTTATTTTTGCCGGCAAAAATTGGATGAACGCCGTTAAAAAATTTTTGTGGGGATTAATTCTGCCGCCCGGTTATCTTTTATTTTTACTGGTTGGCCTGCTGCGCTTTCCATGGAAAAAGCACAAAGGATTGGCGCTGTACACGGCCATATTTTTGTTGCCGACCTTAAATGTTTTGTTTGTTTACGTGGAGCAGCGTTTTCTCTATTTTCCGGGATTGATTTTAATGCCCCTGGTAGCCTTTGGCGTTTTTAAATTTGCGGAGCTGGTTTCGAAAGAGGGTAAAACGTCTGCCCGGGAAAAGCGAGCTGTAATATTGATTGTGGTTTTTCTTCTTACAACGGCGGTTCCCGGCTATGTGCAGCTACATTCAAATGTGCGCAGCAAAGCGTACTATTACCAGGCAGGTCAGTGGTTAAAACAAAAGACGGAAGATGGGGCAAAAATTGCGGCAATAACGCCCCAGGCAGTGTACTTTGCCAGAAGACCGTTTGTCGTTTTGCCCTATGCTCCTCTCGATTCCTTGCAATTATATTTGCGTGAAAATCAAGTAAATTATATTTTAAAGGAATACAAGAGAAGAAGCCGCACGGCGGAAGGGGCTAAGCTTGAGTCCTGGCCCCGCTTTCTGCAGCCTGTTTCATCAAAAGTTTTTGACGGGCATACAATGATACTTTTGCGTGTAAAAAAGGAGTGA
- a CDS encoding polyprenyl synthetase family protein, whose product MREKMQMIKRLIDEEIDQRLQNDNPLIEALYKSAAYSAAGGKRIRAVFVFYTGELFDVPQEKLINAACSIELIHAASLIMDDLPYMDDSQLRRGKPANHVVFGQDVALLASIGLISEGIQMILSDAHLTEDERLKAAQVLSASFGFNGLAAGQFVDLKIKDKNVNFEIIEFINQKKTAALFSAAGKVAAIIGHANEDQAAAIQKFSEDIGFAFQIVDDMLDVIGEEKLVGKNIGQDRMNFVKLVGMEQARKYLAEYHQKAVKSLEIFGDKAAGLKELSDYLIQRVR is encoded by the coding sequence ATGAGAGAAAAAATGCAAATGATTAAACGCCTGATCGATGAAGAAATTGACCAGAGATTGCAAAACGACAATCCATTGATCGAGGCTTTGTACAAATCGGCGGCCTATTCCGCCGCCGGCGGTAAGCGGATTCGGGCTGTTTTTGTGTTCTACACGGGCGAACTGTTTGATGTGCCGCAGGAAAAGTTAATCAATGCCGCCTGTTCCATCGAATTGATCCATGCCGCCTCGTTGATTATGGACGATTTGCCCTACATGGATGACTCGCAGTTGCGGCGTGGTAAACCGGCCAATCATGTGGTGTTCGGGCAGGATGTGGCTTTGCTGGCCAGCATAGGTCTGATCTCCGAAGGCATTCAGATGATTTTATCTGACGCCCATTTAACGGAAGACGAGCGATTGAAGGCCGCGCAGGTGCTGAGCGCTTCGTTTGGATTTAACGGCCTGGCTGCCGGGCAGTTTGTTGATCTTAAAATCAAAGATAAAAATGTTAACTTTGAAATTATTGAGTTTATCAATCAAAAAAAGACCGCGGCGCTTTTTTCCGCAGCCGGCAAGGTGGCGGCCATTATCGGCCATGCAAACGAAGACCAGGCCGCGGCCATTCAAAAATTTTCCGAGGACATCGGTTTTGCTTTCCAGATTGTGGACGATATGCTCGATGTGATTGGCGAAGAGAAGCTGGTTGGCAAAAATATCGGACAGGATCGCATGAATTTTGTCAAGCTGGTGGGCATGGAACAGGCCAGAAAATACCTGGCCGAATACCACCAGAAAGCGGTGAAATCTCTGGAAATTTTTGGCGATAAAGCCGCCGGTTTAAAAGAACTAAGCGATTATTTAATTCAGCGTGTTCGTTAA
- a CDS encoding UbiA family prenyltransferase, with product MLQAIQHYIGWRNWAVFRYNSVFENFFVLLIIALLQQAFHWNFVLRSLVFILFSILATTYGYLINDYSDRELDRQHGKPNTFEKDSAVKARMVLLSVLLLFVVAGIPFWNQPYFLPLIALWFLITTFYSLPPIRLKERGALNIVFVTMAQRLLPILILFSAFDFWEAKYVLPISLYVLLRGLSSDINHQLEDYKNDVKTGTRTFVVSMGYQRVKKLFNINLHLEKIMLAVLLVQFSLDLSFSAIILNGLWWLTAALYFLALFWFLLDKRQWQTNPFDAQSRSLSQFLHHAYPSVGLPLMLNVILSVLYFPFILLLIFQIIIRRLYSLEMIGGNFLVRFLIQRFRGE from the coding sequence ATGTTACAGGCAATTCAACATTATATCGGCTGGCGCAATTGGGCGGTTTTTCGCTACAACTCGGTGTTTGAGAATTTTTTTGTCTTGCTGATCATTGCCTTATTGCAGCAGGCCTTTCACTGGAATTTTGTGCTGCGCAGTTTGGTGTTCATCCTGTTCAGTATTCTGGCCACAACTTACGGTTATTTGATCAATGATTACTCGGACAGGGAACTGGATCGACAGCACGGCAAGCCCAATACGTTTGAGAAGGATTCGGCGGTTAAAGCCAGAATGGTTCTTTTGAGTGTTTTATTGCTGTTTGTTGTAGCCGGTATTCCATTCTGGAATCAGCCTTATTTTTTACCGTTAATTGCTTTGTGGTTTTTGATTACAACGTTTTACAGTTTGCCGCCCATTCGCCTTAAAGAACGCGGGGCCTTAAATATTGTGTTCGTAACCATGGCTCAGCGTTTGCTGCCCATCTTAATTCTATTTTCGGCCTTCGATTTTTGGGAAGCCAAATATGTATTGCCGATCTCTTTGTACGTTCTGCTGCGCGGGCTGTCTTCAGATATCAATCACCAGCTGGAAGATTACAAAAATGACGTCAAAACGGGAACCAGAACGTTTGTGGTCAGTATGGGTTATCAGCGGGTAAAAAAACTATTCAATATCAATCTTCATCTGGAAAAAATCATGTTAGCCGTTCTGTTGGTTCAATTTTCGCTGGACTTAAGTTTTTCAGCAATCATTTTAAACGGTTTGTGGTGGCTAACCGCGGCGCTTTATTTTTTGGCCCTGTTCTGGTTTTTGCTGGATAAACGGCAGTGGCAAACCAATCCCTTTGATGCGCAGAGTCGGAGTCTGTCTCAGTTTTTGCATCACGCCTATCCTTCGGTGGGGCTGCCGCTCATGTTGAACGTAATTCTGAGTGTTTTGTATTTTCCATTCATACTGTTGTTAATCTTCCAGATTATCATCCGCCGTTTATATTCGCTGGAGATGATCGGCGGAAATTTTTTGGTCAGGTTTTTAATTCAAAGGTTTAGGGGGGAATGA
- a CDS encoding T9SS type A sorting domain-containing protein — protein sequence MMLRILIVLCLVVALSAQTYIIPDLQRDDFKDFKTWWSINISGENHTWGVFNGYFMATLNNPNNGQQGGELPVDMTGMENIGFSTAYLMHVYSKDDTIQAIIRVKTLNALPPGSRGWGFWRSEELPITINQATWVFEQKADPIYSWASLETWWRARITRGLQFHKSVDLTVNNQNWHVYRIVRFGRQYYEIYVDDDPTPVVRADTSDLGGILNEDYGFDCWNDNLIYRYTQSATTGNDTVEVYYAGWLGSSSFVVDYVEIISGNYKYGHTVAPQGAVRLREVINEIDNGVQDGLWKGPYQFTVGGGPCLILATAKAEELDGYGDDDDLKIVLDGKDFGYNTPRSWDGDTDQGQPKTIVIDTVLSPGTHEISFYSEATPILYDATVLEAPNGQVVINQTLNESAPAGSVDFLWKTFEFDCDSGQVAIYISGSADEEPGWNYRNYPDPNGVFADIDSTDDDELRVELDNWDYGWGTDSAMMGNTLFGDSKTILIMQDVPAGHHVLKLYANETPTVYKVIVYVENKAAASPLERRTALAQSFELGANYPNPFNPSTTIPFKIPQAGHVVLQILDVNGRIIQTLIDKRLQPGAYQARWSGNDFLGKQTASGIYFYRLKYNKQVTTRKLIKLK from the coding sequence ATGATGTTAAGGATATTAATTGTGCTTTGTCTGGTTGTTGCGTTAAGCGCCCAGACGTATATTATCCCCGATTTACAACGCGATGATTTCAAAGATTTTAAAACGTGGTGGTCCATAAATATTTCGGGCGAAAACCATACCTGGGGCGTATTCAACGGTTATTTTATGGCCACGCTGAATAATCCTAATAACGGCCAGCAGGGCGGAGAGTTGCCAGTAGATATGACGGGAATGGAAAATATCGGCTTTAGCACCGCTTACCTGATGCATGTTTATTCCAAGGACGATACAATTCAGGCCATCATTCGCGTAAAAACCTTAAATGCCCTGCCGCCGGGCAGTCGGGGATGGGGCTTCTGGCGTTCTGAAGAGCTGCCAATCACCATCAATCAGGCCACCTGGGTGTTTGAACAAAAGGCCGATCCCATCTATAGCTGGGCGTCGCTTGAAACCTGGTGGCGCGCTCGTATCACGCGCGGCCTTCAATTTCACAAAAGCGTGGATTTAACCGTTAATAATCAGAACTGGCATGTGTATCGCATTGTGCGTTTTGGCCGCCAGTATTACGAGATTTACGTCGATGATGACCCAACGCCGGTGGTGCGCGCCGACACCAGCGACCTTGGCGGTATTTTGAACGAAGATTACGGCTTTGATTGCTGGAACGACAATCTCATCTACCGTTACACGCAAAGCGCTACAACCGGCAACGACACCGTGGAAGTGTATTACGCCGGCTGGCTGGGATCGAGTTCGTTTGTGGTGGATTATGTGGAAATCATCAGTGGAAACTACAAGTACGGTCATACGGTTGCGCCGCAGGGCGCGGTGCGCTTAAGAGAAGTCATCAACGAAATTGACAACGGCGTGCAGGATGGCCTGTGGAAAGGACCGTATCAGTTTACAGTGGGCGGCGGCCCCTGTTTGATTTTGGCAACGGCCAAAGCGGAAGAGCTGGACGGCTACGGGGACGACGACGATCTGAAAATTGTGCTGGATGGCAAGGATTTCGGTTACAATACGCCAAGAAGCTGGGATGGCGATACGGATCAGGGCCAGCCCAAAACCATTGTGATTGATACGGTGCTCAGCCCGGGAACGCATGAAATCTCTTTTTACAGCGAAGCCACGCCCATTTTGTACGACGCCACGGTTCTGGAAGCGCCCAACGGTCAGGTGGTGATTAATCAGACCTTAAACGAAAGCGCGCCGGCAGGCAGCGTCGATTTTCTGTGGAAGACTTTCGAGTTCGACTGCGACTCCGGTCAGGTGGCCATTTACATTAGCGGCAGCGCCGATGAGGAGCCGGGATGGAATTACCGAAATTATCCGGATCCCAACGGCGTTTTTGCGGATATTGACAGCACGGATGATGATGAACTGCGCGTTGAGCTGGATAACTGGGATTATGGCTGGGGAACGGACAGCGCCATGATGGGCAATACGCTGTTTGGCGATAGTAAAACCATTTTGATCATGCAGGACGTGCCGGCCGGGCATCATGTGTTGAAACTGTACGCCAACGAAACGCCCACCGTGTATAAAGTGATTGTTTACGTGGAAAATAAAGCGGCGGCCAGCCCTCTTGAACGCCGCACGGCGCTGGCGCAAAGTTTTGAACTGGGCGCCAATTATCCCAATCCTTTTAACCCGAGCACAACCATTCCTTTTAAAATACCACAGGCCGGGCACGTGGTGTTGCAAATTCTGGATGTTAACGGGCGAATCATTCAAACCTTAATTGACAAACGGTTGCAGCCAGGCGCTTACCAGGCGCGCTGGAGCGGCAACGACTTTTTAGGTAAACAGACGGCTTCCGGCATCTATTTTTATCGATTGAAATACAATAAACAGGTAACGACGCGGAAGTTAATAAAGCTTAAATAA